A window from Citrus sinensis cultivar Valencia sweet orange chromosome 5, DVS_A1.0, whole genome shotgun sequence encodes these proteins:
- the LOC102626273 gene encoding ent-kaurene oxidase, chloroplastic-like isoform X2: MAAKEYIIQSFQAVPFATSIALGTLSVFFFLFFIRRFISRQRMELAVNLPPVPEVPGRLPLIGNLLQLKEKKPHMTFTRWAEVYGPIYSIKTGASTMIVLNSADVAKEAMVTRYPSISTRKLSNALKILTSNKCMVAISDYDEFHKMAKRCLLTNVLGGNAQKRHRIHRDTMMGNISTKFHAHIKDNPLQLVNFRKIFESELFAVSMKQAVGKVVESIYVKELRTTLSKDEIFKILVRDIMEGAIEVDWRDFFPYLRWVPNKGVEMKIQRLCTRRQAVMDALIGEAKSRIAAGQELNCYVDYLLSEVKSLTEQQISMLLWEPIIETSDATLVTTEWAMYELAKDPMRQDRLFQDIQSVCGSNKFTEENIAQVPYLGGVFHETLRKYSPAPIVPLRFAHEDTEIGGYFIPARSEIAINIYGCNMDKKQWENPEEWKPERFLDGQNDPADLYKTMAFGAGKRVCAGSLQASLIACTAIGRLVQEFKWNLRDGEEESVDTVGYTTHKLHPLHAIIRLRPN; this comes from the exons atggCCGCCAAAGAGTACATCATTCAATCATTTCAAGCAGTACCCTTTGCTACTTCCATTGCTCTTGGTACTCTCTCTgtgtttttcttcttgttcttcatcagAAGGTTCATCTCTAGGCAGAGGATGGAATTAGCTGTTAATCTTCCGCCTGTTCCAG AGGTTCCAGGAAGGCTACCACTTATAGGAAATTTGTTACAGTTGAAAGAGAAGAAACCACACATGACTTTCACAAGGTGGGCAGAGGTGTATGGACCAATTTACTCTATCAAGACTGGCGCTTCTACTATGATTGTTCTCAACTCCGCTGATGTTGCTAAAGAG GCCATGGTGACCAGATATCCATCCATTTCAACAAGGAAGCTATCAAATGCCCTGAAGATCCTCACATCTAATAAGTGTATGGTTGCAATAAGTGACTACGATGAATTTCACAAAATGGCTAAACGATGTTTACTCACAAATGTTTTGGGTGGAAATGCTCAG AAGCGACATCGAATCCATAGAGACACAATGATGGGAAATATTTCAACCAAATTTCATGCTCACATCAAGGACAACCCTCTACAACTAGTGAATTTCAGGAAAATTTTTGAGTCTGAACTTTTTGCAGTGTCAATGAAGCAG GCTGTGGGAAAGGTTGTGGAATCAATTTATGTGAAGGAGCTCCGTACCACATTGTCAAAAGATgagatatttaaaattttagtgcGTGACATAATGGAGGGAGCAATTGAGGTGGACTGGAGAGACTTCTTCCCTTATCTAAGATGGGTTCCTAATAAAGGCGTGGAAATGAAAATTCAGAGATTGTGTACCCGCAGGCAAGCAGTAATGGACGCCCTCATCGGCGAGGCCAAAAGCAGAATTGCTGCAGGACAGGAACTGAATTGTTATGTTGATTACTTGTTGTCAGAAGTAAAATCACTTACAGAGCAACAAATAAGCATGCTGCTCTGGGAGCCTATCATCGAGACATCAGATGCTACTTTGGTCACAACAGAATGGGCCATGTATGAGCTCGCAAAGGATCCAATGCGACAG GACCGTCTATTTCAGGATATTCAATCAGTTTGTGGGTCAAACAAGTTTACGGAGGAAAACATAGCACAGGTTCCTTACTTGGGAGGAGTTTTCCATGAAACTCTGAGAAAGTACAGTCCAGCTCCAATAGTTCCTTTAAGATTTGCACATGAAGATACCGAAATAGGAGGATACTTCATTCCTGCTAGAAGTGAG ATTGCAATAAACATATACGGATGCAACATGGACAAGAAACAGTGGGAAAACCCAGAGGAGTGGAAACCCGAGAGATTTCTTGATGGGCAAAACGACCCTGCAGATTTGTACAAGACAATGGCCTTTGGAGCAGGAAAGAGGGTGTGCGCAGGTTCTCTTCAGGCAAGTTTGATAGCTTGCACTGCAATAGGTAGGCTGGTGCAGGAATTCAAGTGGAATCTGAGAGATGGCGAGGAAGAAAGTGTTGATACTGTTGGCTACACTACTCACAAGCTGCATCCTTTGCATGCAATCATAAGGCTTAGGCCTAATTAA
- the LOC127902544 gene encoding ent-kaurene oxidase, chloroplastic-like — MGCCWGVRAEVPGRLPLIGNLLQLKEKKPHMTFTRWAEVYGPIYSIKTGASTMIVLNSADVAKEAMVTRYPSISTRKLSNALKMLTSNKCMVATSDYDEFHKMAKRCLLTNVLGGNAKRHRIHRDTMMENMSTQFHAHIKDNPLQLVNFRKIFESELFAVSMKQAVAKVVKSIYVKELGSTLSKDEVFKILVLDIMEGAIEVDWRDFFPYLRWVPNKGVEMKIQRLCTRRQAVMDALISEAKSRIASGQELNCYVDHLLSEVKSLTEQQISMLLWEPIIETSDTTLVTTEWAVYELAKDPLRQDRLFQEIQSVCGSNKFTEENIAQVPYLGGVFHETLRKYSPAPIVPLRFAHEDTEIGGYFIPAGSEIAINIYGCNMDKKQWENPEEWQPERFLDGQNDPADLYKTMAFGAGKRVCAGSLQASLIACTAIGRLVQEFKWNLREGEEESVDTVGLTTHKLNPFHAIIRPRPRN, encoded by the exons ATGGGTTGCTGTTGGGGGGTTCGTGCAGAGGTTCCAGGAAGGCTACCCCTTATAGGAAATTTGTTACAGTTGAAAGAGAAGAAACCACACATGACTTTCACAAGATGGGCAGAGGTGTATGGACCAATTTATTCTATCAAAACTGGAGCTTCCACTATGATTGTTCTCAATTCGGCTGATGTTGCTAAAGAG GCCATGGTAACCAGATATCCATCCATTTCAACAAGGAAGCTATCAAATGCCCTGAAGATGCTCACCTCTAATAAATGTATGGTTGCAACAAGTGACTACGATGAATTTCACAAAATGGCTAAACGATGTTTACTCACAAATGTTTTGGGTGGAAATGCT AAGCGACATCGAATCCATAGAGACACAATGATGGAAAATATGTCAACCCAATTTCATGCTCACATCAAGGACAATCCTCTACAACTAGTGAATTTCAGGAAAATATTTGAGTCTGAACTTTTTGCAGTGTCAATGAAACAG GCTGTAGCAAAGGTTGTGAAATCAATTTATGTGAAGGAGCTTGGTTCCACATTGTCAAAAGATGaggtatttaaaattttagtgcTTGACATAATGGAGGGAGCAATTGAGGTGGACTGGAGAGACTTCTTCCCTTATCTAAGATGGGTTCCTAATAAAGGCGTGGAAATGAAAATTCAGAGATTGTGTACCCGCAGGCAGGCAGTAATGGATGCCCTCATCAGCGAGGCCAAAAGCAGAATTGCTTCTGGACAGGAACTGAATTGTTATGTTGATCACTTGTTGTCAGAAGTAAAATCACTTACAGAGCAACAAATAAGCATGCTGCTCTGGGAGCCTATCATCGAGACATCAGATACGACTTTGGTCACAACAGAATGGGCCGTGTATGAGCTCGCAAAGGATCCACTGCGACAG GACCGTCTATTTCAGGAGATTCAATCAGTTTGTGGGTCAAACAAGTTTACGGAGGAAAACATAGCACAGGTTCCTTACTTGGGAGGAGTTTTCCATGAAACTCTGAGAAAGTACAGTCCAGCTCCAATAGTTCCATTAAGATTTGCACATGAAGATACCGAAATAGGAGGATACTTCATTCCTGCTGGAAGTGAG ATTGCAATAAACATATACGGATGCAACATGGACAAGAAGCAGTGGGAAAACCCAGAGGAGTGGCAACCCGAGAGATTTCTTGATGGGCAAAACGACCCTGCAGATTTGTACAAGACAATGGCCTTTGGAGCAGGAAAGAGGGTGTGCGCAGGTTCTCTTCAGGCAAGTTTGATAGCTTGCACAGCAATAGGTAGGCTGGTGCAGGAATTCAAGTGGAATCTGAGAGAGGGTGAGGAAGAAAGTGTTGATACTGTTGGCCTCACTACTCACAAGCTAAATCCTTTCCATGCAATCATAAGGCCTAGGCCTAGGAATTAA
- the LOC102626273 gene encoding ent-kaurene oxidase, chloroplastic-like isoform X1 → MAAKEYIIQSFQAVPFATSIALGTLSVFFFLFFIRRFISRQRMELAVNLPPVPEVPGRLPLIGNLLQLKEKKPHMTFTRWAEVYGPIYSIKTGASTMIVLNSADVAKEAGILAMVTRYPSISTRKLSNALKILTSNKCMVAISDYDEFHKMAKRCLLTNVLGGNAQKRHRIHRDTMMGNISTKFHAHIKDNPLQLVNFRKIFESELFAVSMKQAVGKVVESIYVKELRTTLSKDEIFKILVRDIMEGAIEVDWRDFFPYLRWVPNKGVEMKIQRLCTRRQAVMDALIGEAKSRIAAGQELNCYVDYLLSEVKSLTEQQISMLLWEPIIETSDATLVTTEWAMYELAKDPMRQDRLFQDIQSVCGSNKFTEENIAQVPYLGGVFHETLRKYSPAPIVPLRFAHEDTEIGGYFIPARSEIAINIYGCNMDKKQWENPEEWKPERFLDGQNDPADLYKTMAFGAGKRVCAGSLQASLIACTAIGRLVQEFKWNLRDGEEESVDTVGYTTHKLHPLHAIIRLRPN, encoded by the exons atggCCGCCAAAGAGTACATCATTCAATCATTTCAAGCAGTACCCTTTGCTACTTCCATTGCTCTTGGTACTCTCTCTgtgtttttcttcttgttcttcatcagAAGGTTCATCTCTAGGCAGAGGATGGAATTAGCTGTTAATCTTCCGCCTGTTCCAG AGGTTCCAGGAAGGCTACCACTTATAGGAAATTTGTTACAGTTGAAAGAGAAGAAACCACACATGACTTTCACAAGGTGGGCAGAGGTGTATGGACCAATTTACTCTATCAAGACTGGCGCTTCTACTATGATTGTTCTCAACTCCGCTGATGTTGCTAAAGAGGCAGGCATTCTG GCCATGGTGACCAGATATCCATCCATTTCAACAAGGAAGCTATCAAATGCCCTGAAGATCCTCACATCTAATAAGTGTATGGTTGCAATAAGTGACTACGATGAATTTCACAAAATGGCTAAACGATGTTTACTCACAAATGTTTTGGGTGGAAATGCTCAG AAGCGACATCGAATCCATAGAGACACAATGATGGGAAATATTTCAACCAAATTTCATGCTCACATCAAGGACAACCCTCTACAACTAGTGAATTTCAGGAAAATTTTTGAGTCTGAACTTTTTGCAGTGTCAATGAAGCAG GCTGTGGGAAAGGTTGTGGAATCAATTTATGTGAAGGAGCTCCGTACCACATTGTCAAAAGATgagatatttaaaattttagtgcGTGACATAATGGAGGGAGCAATTGAGGTGGACTGGAGAGACTTCTTCCCTTATCTAAGATGGGTTCCTAATAAAGGCGTGGAAATGAAAATTCAGAGATTGTGTACCCGCAGGCAAGCAGTAATGGACGCCCTCATCGGCGAGGCCAAAAGCAGAATTGCTGCAGGACAGGAACTGAATTGTTATGTTGATTACTTGTTGTCAGAAGTAAAATCACTTACAGAGCAACAAATAAGCATGCTGCTCTGGGAGCCTATCATCGAGACATCAGATGCTACTTTGGTCACAACAGAATGGGCCATGTATGAGCTCGCAAAGGATCCAATGCGACAG GACCGTCTATTTCAGGATATTCAATCAGTTTGTGGGTCAAACAAGTTTACGGAGGAAAACATAGCACAGGTTCCTTACTTGGGAGGAGTTTTCCATGAAACTCTGAGAAAGTACAGTCCAGCTCCAATAGTTCCTTTAAGATTTGCACATGAAGATACCGAAATAGGAGGATACTTCATTCCTGCTAGAAGTGAG ATTGCAATAAACATATACGGATGCAACATGGACAAGAAACAGTGGGAAAACCCAGAGGAGTGGAAACCCGAGAGATTTCTTGATGGGCAAAACGACCCTGCAGATTTGTACAAGACAATGGCCTTTGGAGCAGGAAAGAGGGTGTGCGCAGGTTCTCTTCAGGCAAGTTTGATAGCTTGCACTGCAATAGGTAGGCTGGTGCAGGAATTCAAGTGGAATCTGAGAGATGGCGAGGAAGAAAGTGTTGATACTGTTGGCTACACTACTCACAAGCTGCATCCTTTGCATGCAATCATAAGGCTTAGGCCTAATTAA